In Xiphophorus couchianus chromosome 8, X_couchianus-1.0, whole genome shotgun sequence, the following proteins share a genomic window:
- the snrpd3l gene encoding small nuclear ribonucleoprotein D3 polypeptide, like produces the protein MSIGVPIKVLHEAEGHIVTCETNTGEVYRGKLIEAEDNMNCQMSNITVTYRDGRVAQLEQVYIRGSKIRFLILPDMLKNAPMLKSMKNKNQGSGAGRGKAAILKAQVAARGRGRGGIGRGNIFQKRR, from the exons atgtccattgGCGTGCCAATCAAGGTCCTGCATGAGGCCGAGGGACACATTGTGACCTGTGAGACCAACACAGGAGAGGTGTACAGAGGCAAGCTGATTGAAGCTGAGGACAACATGAACTGTCAG ATGTCCAACATTACCGTGACCTATCGGGATGGTCGGGTCGCGCAGTTGGAACAGGTCTACATCCGAGGAAGCAAGATCCGCTTTCTGATCCTACCTGATATGTTAAAGAATGCTCCCATGTTAAAGAGCATGAAGAACAAGAACCAGGGTTCTGGCGCAGGAAGAGGCAAAGCTGCCATTCTAAAAGCACAAG TGGCTGCAAGAGGACGAGGTCGTGGTGGAATTGGAAGAGGCAACATCTTCCAAAAGAGGCGATAA
- the camkk2 gene encoding calcium/calmodulin-dependent protein kinase kinase 2 produces the protein MFPCHVTPWPSAESPASCGSHAPSVQQPLPDLLCSCPSPPLNAHSETPSPDPMESLIVVTEYEPSQPPGEEEVEEMDSSETPEPASSAGAPFRTPSCDLLSHTVGWPEVLLPESQEQRGRLSLSDRKLSLQERSHTATSPCSSPGLNGRYIYPSLPYSPITSPHSSPRLPRRPTVESHSVSIIDLQDCVQLNQYKLKDEIGKGSYGVVKLAYNEDDNTYYAMKLLSKKRLLRQAGFPRRPPPRGTRAVPEGPAQHKGPLERVYQEIAILKKLDHPNVVKLVEVLDDPREDHLYMVFELVKQGAVMEVPTDKPFSEEKARFYFRDLLRGIEYLHYQRIIHRDIKPSNLLVGEDGHIKIADFGVSNQFEGADALLTSTVGTPAFLAPETLSETRKNFSGKALDVWAMGVTLYCFVFGVCPFMDERILSLHQKIKTQPVVIPECANISDGLKDLLLKMLDKNPEARIPVAQIKAHPWVTKHGAEPLPPEDDNCCLLIEVTEEEVENSVKHIPSLTTVILVRTMLRKRSFGNPFDLSRKEDRSGLCAPAQTFTKQESAAGVSSMDLPYVGEDEALS, from the exons atgtttccttgTCATGTAACTCCTTGGCCCTCTGCTGAGTCTCCGGCGTCCTGCGGCAGTCATGCACCGTCAGTGCAGCAACCTCTCCCTGATCTGCTGTGCAGCTGTCCCTCCCCGCCTTTAAACGCGCACTCTGAGACACCGTCCCCAGACCCCATGGAGTCCCTCATTGTGGTCACAGAGTATGAACCAAGTCAACCacctggagaggaagag GTGGAAGAAATGGACAGCTCTGAGACACCGGAGCCAGCTTCCTCAGCAGGAGCTCCTTTCCGGACTCCATCCTGCGACCTGCTGTCCCATACAGTTGGTTGGCCCGAGGTTCTGCTGCCTGAAAGCCAAGAGCAGCGGGGCAGATTGAGTTTATCTGACCGGAAACTTTCCCTGCAAGAACGCTCACACACTGCCACCTCACCctgcagttcccctggacttaACGGGCGCTATATTTACCCGTCGTTACCTTACTCTCCCATCACATCACCCCACTCCTCTCCACGCCTGCCCCGTCGACCCACTGTGGAGTCCCACAGTGTTTCCATCATAGATCTCCAG GACTGCGTTCAGCTCAACCAGTACAAACTGAAGGATGAGATTGGAAAG GGATCTTATGGCGTTGTCAAGCTTGCTTACAATGAAGATGACAACACATACTAT GCGATGAAGCTTTTATCCAAGAAGAGGCTCCTGAGGCAGGCAGGGTTTCCAC GGAGACCACCTCCTCGTGGAACCAGAGCAGTCCCCGAAGGTCCAGCTCAGCATAAAGGGCCACTGGAACGAGTTTATCAAGAGATAGCCATTCTAAAAAAACTCGACCATCCTAATGTAGTTAAACTAGTAGAG GTCTTGGATGACCCCAGAGAGGACCATCTGTACATGG TGTTTGAGCTGGTGAAGCAAGG ggcTGTGATGGAGGTGCCAACTGATAAACCCTTCAGTGAGGAAAAGGCCCGCTTTTACTTCAGGGATCTGCTGAGAGGAATTGAGTACT TGCATTATCAGAGAATCATTCATAGAGACATCAAACCCTCTAACTTGCTGGTGGGAGAAGATGGACACATCAAGATTGCAGACTTTGGAGTTAGTAACCAGTTTGAAGGTGCCGATGCCCTGCTCACCAGCACAGTGGGAACACCTGCTTTCCTTGCTCCTGAAACACTTTCTGAGACCAGAAAAAATTTCTCTGGGAAG gcaTTGGATGTCTGGGCTATGGGAGTAACGCTTTACTGCTTCGTCTTTGGAGTG TGTCCTTTTATGGATGAGCGCATTCTTAGTCTACATCAAAAAATCAAAACCCAACCTGTGGTGATACCAGAATG TGCAAACATATCGGATGGCCTCAAAGATTTGCTGTTGAAAATGTTGGACAAGAATCCGGAGGCCAGAATACCAGTGGCACAGATAAAG GCTCATCCGTGGGTGACGAAGCACGGTGCCGAGCCTCTTCCTCCTGAGGATGACAACTGCTGTTTGCTGATTGAGGTCACTGAGGAGGAAGTGGAGAATTCTGTTAAACACATTCCAAGTCTGACTACAGTG ATTTTGGTGAGAACCATGTTAAGGAAGCGCTCCTTTGGGAATCCCTTCGACTTGAGCCGAAAGGAGGATCGCAGCGGTTTGTGTGCTCCAGCGCAAACATTTAC GAAACAAGAGAGTGCAGCCGGAGTGAGCAGCATGGACCTTCCCTATGTAGGAGAAGACGAGGCTCTTTCCTGA